The proteins below come from a single Nitrospiraceae bacterium genomic window:
- a CDS encoding NAD(P)-binding protein, whose protein sequence is MMEQKPFAITLNPASSLANHTGNWRTMRPVYVDHLPPCNQGCPAGENIQNWLYEAEEGKYEQAWRKIMEENPFPAIHGRVCYHPCETACNRGQLDQPVSIHAVERFLGDYAIDQGWQVEAGAATGKRVLVVGAGPSGLSAAYHLARLGHAVTIIEAGPKPGGMMRFGIPQYRLPRNVLDAEIARIVAMGVSIHLNQKVDNLESCIKKGGFDAVFLAIGAHLSKRVDIPGRDAGRMIDALGFLKGMDGRTVPKIGRRVVVYGGGDTAIDAARTATRLGAEETILIYRRDRGHMPAHDFEVAEALEEGVITRWLHTIRQVDNTTLTVEEMTLDEQGRPQPTGRIETLEADTVILAVGQEVDTGFLENVPGLDISSDGVIQVDASMMTGRAGVFAGGDMVPAERTVTVATGHGKKAARHIDAYLRGNEYRNPSPNTIATYDRLNTWYYTDADKSRQPYLDLARRRASFEEVVGGLDTDTALLEARRCLSCGNCFECDTCYGVCPDNAIIKLGPGQRYEVNYDYCKGCGVCAEECPCGAIDMVKEVR, encoded by the coding sequence ATGATGGAACAGAAACCCTTTGCCATTACCTTGAACCCCGCTTCAAGCCTGGCCAACCATACGGGCAACTGGCGGACGATGCGTCCGGTCTATGTTGATCACCTTCCGCCCTGCAATCAGGGCTGCCCGGCCGGCGAAAATATTCAAAACTGGTTGTATGAGGCGGAGGAGGGGAAATATGAACAGGCCTGGCGGAAAATTATGGAAGAGAATCCCTTCCCGGCGATTCATGGTCGCGTGTGTTATCACCCGTGTGAAACCGCCTGTAATCGGGGCCAACTGGATCAGCCCGTCAGCATTCATGCCGTTGAGCGATTTTTAGGCGATTACGCGATTGACCAGGGTTGGCAGGTGGAGGCAGGCGCGGCAACCGGAAAGCGGGTCCTGGTCGTCGGCGCGGGACCGAGCGGTCTTTCTGCTGCGTATCATCTCGCCCGTTTGGGACATGCGGTGACAATTATTGAGGCGGGGCCAAAACCGGGAGGCATGATGCGGTTCGGGATTCCACAATACCGGTTGCCCCGGAATGTCCTGGACGCCGAAATTGCCAGAATTGTGGCCATGGGCGTCTCGATCCATTTGAACCAAAAAGTCGACAATTTAGAATCCTGCATCAAAAAGGGCGGATTCGATGCCGTATTTCTGGCCATTGGGGCTCATCTGAGTAAGCGGGTTGATATTCCCGGCCGGGATGCCGGACGGATGATCGATGCCTTGGGATTTCTTAAAGGAATGGATGGCCGTACTGTTCCCAAGATCGGTCGGCGGGTCGTCGTTTATGGTGGAGGTGATACGGCTATTGATGCCGCGCGAACCGCCACGCGCCTGGGTGCCGAGGAAACGATCCTGATTTATCGGCGTGATCGGGGGCACATGCCCGCCCATGATTTTGAAGTGGCGGAAGCCTTGGAGGAGGGTGTGATTACCCGATGGCTGCATACCATCAGACAAGTGGACAATACGACGTTGACCGTTGAAGAAATGACGCTGGATGAGCAGGGGCGCCCTCAACCCACCGGCCGGATTGAGACCCTGGAAGCCGACACGGTTATCCTGGCGGTGGGCCAGGAGGTAGATACCGGGTTTTTAGAGAATGTGCCGGGATTGGATATTTCTTCCGATGGGGTGATTCAAGTCGATGCCTCAATGATGACCGGGCGTGCGGGAGTGTTTGCCGGGGGGGATATGGTTCCTGCAGAACGCACGGTGACGGTGGCCACCGGCCATGGGAAAAAAGCGGCACGGCATATTGATGCGTATCTCCGCGGAAATGAGTATCGGAACCCATCGCCCAATACCATTGCGACGTATGACCGGCTCAATACCTGGTATTACACCGATGCGGATAAGAGTCGGCAGCCCTACCTGGATCTGGCCAGACGTCGCGCCAGCTTTGAAGAAGTGGTTGGCGGTTTGGATACGGACACGGCTTTGCTCGAAGCCCGACGCTGTCTCTCTTGCGGAAATTGCTTTGAGTGCGATACCTGTTATGGCGTGTGTCCGGACAACGCCATTATCAAATTGGGCCCCGGTCAACGGTACGAAGTGAATTATGACTATTGCAAGGGATGTGGGGTGTGCGCGGAAGAATGTCCCTGCGGCGCCATCGATATGGTGAAGGAAGTCAGATAG
- a CDS encoding FAD/NAD(P)-binding protein yields MSYNPYLIHPAVILDRKQESTDIVTFRLQLTDPDHRKSFRFEAGQFNMLYVFGVGEVAISIVSDPGEPEFLDHTIRVVGRITQVLGAMQVGESVGVRGPFGIGWPMKEAQGKDVVIVTGGLGCAPVVGAIEYMFRRREEYGAMTILHGVKTPHDLLYRERFDAWRHQPRTQVLLTSDEPGKTWHSHVGVVTELFDQLQLDPDNTLVMMCGPEIMMRIACHTLSHQGLRPDAMYVSLERHMECGIGLCGHCQLGPFFVCKDGPVMRLDRVVPYFGKVGV; encoded by the coding sequence ATGTCCTATAATCCCTACCTTATCCATCCGGCTGTAATCCTGGACAGGAAACAGGAGTCCACTGACATCGTCACCTTTCGCCTGCAACTCACCGACCCTGATCACCGGAAGTCATTCCGGTTTGAGGCGGGGCAGTTCAACATGCTCTATGTGTTTGGTGTAGGCGAGGTAGCCATTTCCATTGTCTCGGACCCCGGCGAGCCGGAATTTCTGGACCACACCATTCGTGTGGTGGGACGGATCACGCAGGTATTGGGCGCGATGCAAGTGGGAGAGAGTGTGGGCGTTCGTGGGCCGTTTGGTATTGGATGGCCCATGAAGGAAGCGCAAGGAAAGGACGTGGTTATCGTCACCGGCGGATTGGGTTGTGCCCCGGTGGTGGGGGCCATTGAATATATGTTCCGCAGGCGGGAGGAGTATGGCGCCATGACCATTCTCCACGGGGTGAAAACCCCCCATGACTTGCTCTACCGGGAACGCTTCGATGCCTGGCGCCACCAACCCCGCACACAGGTCCTATTGACCAGCGATGAACCCGGCAAGACCTGGCATAGCCATGTAGGCGTGGTCACCGAATTGTTTGACCAACTGCAGTTGGACCCTGACAATACGCTGGTCATGATGTGCGGACCGGAGATCATGATGCGGATTGCCTGTCATACCCTCTCACATCAAGGGCTTCGCCCTGACGCCATGTATGTGTCGTTGGAGCGGCATATGGAATGCGGCATCGGACTTTGCGGACATTGTCAGCTCGGGCCGTTCTTTGTCTGTAAGGACGGGCCCGTGATGCGATTAGACCGGGTGGTGCCGTATTTCGGAAAAGTGGGTGTGTAG
- a CDS encoding 4Fe-4S dicluster domain-containing protein, producing MATESFAPSPPGLLHRQDFSHLIRILQKLGYRILGPVLSNGAIQWGEITRGEDLPIGWKDQQRPGSYRLEPDSNPRYFNIVHGPQSLKPLVFTPRETLLVLDRNGKTFSVKETVPEIPRTAVLGVRACDLAGLGIQDQILLNGSYPDPYYQRRRNNLLLIAVNCTRALETCFCASMGTGPKAQEGYDLSLTEADEDFLIQAGSPTGLEVLEHLACDVASEARIQQDDERIAACAASQTRTLPHASLPHGLYEAHDHARWEEVAARCLACTNCTMVCPTCFCHGVEETPTLDHQQSEHARVWDSCFTSDHGYIHGKNFRPTTKDRYRMWLTHKLGSWIDQFGMSGCVGCGRCITWCPVGIDLTEEVHLLCQPPE from the coding sequence ATGGCCACCGAATCTTTTGCACCTTCTCCGCCAGGACTCTTACACCGGCAGGATTTTTCTCATCTGATTCGCATTCTCCAGAAGCTTGGCTATCGGATCCTTGGGCCGGTCCTCTCCAACGGCGCGATTCAATGGGGCGAAATTACCCGGGGAGAAGACCTCCCGATCGGGTGGAAGGACCAGCAACGTCCAGGAAGCTATCGACTGGAACCAGACTCCAATCCCCGGTATTTTAATATCGTTCACGGCCCACAATCTCTCAAGCCACTGGTGTTTACTCCACGAGAAACCCTGTTAGTCTTGGATCGCAACGGAAAAACATTTTCAGTCAAAGAAACCGTTCCTGAGATACCACGAACCGCCGTGCTGGGAGTACGAGCGTGCGATCTTGCAGGACTCGGCATTCAAGATCAGATTCTCCTGAATGGCTCCTATCCTGATCCCTACTACCAACGTAGACGGAACAATCTCCTCCTCATCGCGGTCAACTGCACGAGGGCGCTGGAGACGTGCTTTTGTGCATCAATGGGGACCGGACCAAAAGCCCAGGAAGGGTACGATCTCAGTCTGACCGAAGCCGATGAAGACTTTCTGATTCAAGCCGGAAGCCCCACAGGACTGGAAGTATTGGAACACCTTGCGTGCGATGTGGCGTCTGAAGCGCGGATTCAGCAGGACGATGAACGGATAGCCGCCTGCGCCGCCAGCCAGACGAGGACCCTTCCTCATGCTTCGTTACCACATGGCTTGTATGAGGCTCACGATCACGCCAGATGGGAGGAGGTCGCTGCACGATGCCTGGCCTGCACCAACTGTACGATGGTTTGCCCAACCTGTTTTTGTCATGGGGTGGAAGAAACTCCAACGCTTGACCACCAACAATCGGAACATGCTCGAGTGTGGGATTCATGTTTCACGTCGGATCACGGCTACATCCACGGGAAAAATTTCCGGCCCACCACCAAAGACCGCTATCGCATGTGGCTGACTCACAAATTAGGGTCATGGATCGACCAATTCGGCATGTCGGGATGCGTCGGTTGTGGACGCTGCATCACCTGGTGTCCGGTGGGCATTGACCTCACCGAGGAAGTCCACCTCCTCTGCCAGCCACCCGAATAA
- a CDS encoding ferritin, giving the protein MASVGYHEPIEELSDDTRDMHRAIVSLMEELEAVDWYNQRADACKDEELKAILEHNRDEEKEHASMVLEWIRRKDPSFSKHLKDYLFTEKPIAHK; this is encoded by the coding sequence ATGGCTAGCGTTGGGTATCACGAGCCTATTGAGGAGTTATCCGATGACACGCGTGACATGCACAGAGCTATTGTCTCATTGATGGAAGAGCTGGAGGCGGTTGATTGGTACAACCAGCGTGCCGATGCATGCAAGGATGAGGAACTCAAGGCGATTCTTGAGCACAATCGAGATGAGGAGAAGGAGCATGCGTCTATGGTGCTTGAATGGATTCGACGGAAGGATCCTTCATTTTCGAAGCATTTGAAGGACTATCTGTTTACAGAGAAACCCATCGCGCATAAGTAG
- a CDS encoding SgcJ/EcaC family oxidoreductase translates to MKKLDPESMHAAFAEAYNSGNLEDLVALYEPDAVLIPQPGQRVAGSSNIREALMGFLNLKGSMEIDTLSCIRSGDLALLQAKWRLSAIGPEGKPFELSSRTTEVVRQQPDGSWLFVIDNAFAET, encoded by the coding sequence ATGAAAAAACTTGATCCGGAAAGTATGCATGCCGCATTTGCCGAAGCCTATAACTCCGGGAACCTTGAAGATTTGGTTGCCCTGTATGAACCGGATGCTGTGTTGATTCCTCAGCCCGGGCAGCGTGTGGCAGGCAGTTCTAACATTCGGGAAGCGCTGATGGGCTTTCTCAATCTGAAAGGTAGCATGGAGATTGACACGCTCTCGTGCATTCGGTCAGGTGATCTTGCGTTGTTACAAGCCAAATGGCGCCTTTCCGCGATTGGTCCGGAGGGCAAACCATTCGAACTTTCGTCCCGCACAACCGAAGTCGTCCGGCAACAACCGGATGGATCCTGGCTGTTTGTCATCGACAACGCTTTCGCGGAGACCTGA
- a CDS encoding cupin domain-containing protein — translation MKYCISKKFAVPLNRREVSQSWNQRGYSCDVFIDPPGREWNDFVHSTNELVTVVEGKLRMTIEGEEIIAEPGDEVFIPKEACHSVKNIYHATTTWLYGYD, via the coding sequence ATGAAGTACTGTATCTCTAAGAAATTTGCTGTTCCTCTGAATCGCCGGGAGGTTTCTCAGTCATGGAATCAGCGGGGGTATTCGTGCGATGTGTTTATTGATCCTCCCGGGCGGGAATGGAATGATTTCGTGCATTCGACCAACGAACTGGTCACCGTTGTTGAAGGGAAATTGCGAATGACCATTGAGGGCGAAGAGATTATCGCGGAACCCGGAGATGAGGTATTCATTCCGAAAGAAGCCTGTCATTCAGTAAAGAATATTTATCATGCGACGACCACATGGTTGTATGGGTATGATTGA
- a CDS encoding Ni/Fe hydrogenase subunit alpha yields MNDFLTNPDQSRTIKIDMMARVEGEGALHITVQDGQVRDVELRIFEPPRFFEAFLQGRHVTEVPDIVARICGICPVAYQMSAVHAMEQIFAVEMPQSLRDLRRLLYCGEWIESHVLHIYMLQGPDFLGFDSGLEMARSHPDLVKRGLRMKKAGNDLLTLLGGRSVHPVSVKIGGFSQVPARNALHGLRDEFLWARDAAAETLRWVSGFEFQDPEQAYTFLALRGPSEYPMNEGDVVTNRGHRIAASEFEHHFHEEQVPYSNALHCTLNGQSYLTGPLARLALNHDQLSLLAKEVLQSTGLVFPFNRASMGIVARSVEVLYAFDEALRLIDQYERPPAPDVPVTLRAGTGMAATEAPRGLLYHRYEVKADGTIRLAKIVPPTSQNQRRMEDDLRNLLPGILHLTDQETAMKCEALIRSYDPCISCATHFLTLTKENLPPAMS; encoded by the coding sequence ATGAACGATTTTTTAACAAACCCGGATCAATCCAGAACCATCAAAATCGACATGATGGCCAGGGTAGAAGGGGAAGGGGCCCTTCATATCACCGTTCAGGATGGTCAGGTGCGGGATGTGGAACTCCGGATTTTTGAACCGCCTCGTTTTTTTGAAGCCTTCCTCCAGGGACGTCACGTCACCGAAGTGCCCGATATCGTGGCCCGTATTTGCGGCATCTGCCCGGTGGCTTATCAAATGAGTGCGGTCCATGCCATGGAACAAATCTTCGCTGTGGAGATGCCACAAAGCCTTCGCGATTTACGTCGACTCCTGTATTGCGGGGAATGGATCGAAAGTCATGTTCTGCATATTTATATGCTCCAGGGTCCGGATTTTTTAGGATTCGACAGCGGGCTCGAAATGGCCCGTTCCCACCCCGATCTTGTGAAGCGAGGGCTTCGAATGAAAAAGGCCGGCAATGATCTGTTAACGCTGTTAGGGGGGCGATCGGTGCATCCGGTTTCGGTGAAGATCGGCGGATTCTCCCAAGTGCCGGCCAGGAATGCCTTACATGGGCTGAGGGACGAATTTCTTTGGGCCAGAGATGCCGCTGCGGAAACGCTTCGGTGGGTGAGCGGGTTTGAATTTCAAGATCCCGAACAGGCCTATACCTTCCTCGCCCTCCGGGGACCTTCTGAATATCCGATGAATGAAGGCGACGTGGTCACCAATAGGGGACACCGCATAGCCGCATCGGAGTTTGAACACCATTTTCATGAAGAACAGGTGCCTTATTCCAATGCCCTCCACTGCACGTTAAATGGACAATCTTATCTCACAGGGCCGTTAGCCCGACTCGCTCTCAACCATGACCAGCTCTCGTTGTTGGCCAAGGAGGTCTTACAGAGCACGGGCTTAGTTTTCCCATTCAACCGGGCGTCCATGGGTATCGTGGCACGATCGGTGGAAGTGCTCTATGCCTTTGACGAGGCCCTTCGACTCATCGACCAGTATGAGCGGCCACCTGCTCCAGACGTTCCAGTGACACTCCGCGCCGGGACCGGTATGGCCGCGACCGAAGCCCCGCGAGGCCTTTTATACCACCGTTATGAGGTTAAGGCCGATGGAACCATTCGGCTGGCCAAGATTGTGCCGCCAACCTCCCAAAATCAACGCCGCATGGAGGACGATCTTCGAAACCTCCTGCCAGGTATCCTTCACCTCACCGATCAGGAAACCGCGATGAAATGCGAAGCCCTGATTCGCAGCTATGATCCCTGCATCTCCTGCGCAACCCATTTTTTAACACTGACCAAAGAAAACCTCCCTCCGGCGATGTCATAA
- a CDS encoding IS110 family transposase gives MSTSGSFIGIAISKMQLDLAVHGTGAPWQVPYDSVGLKQVVTQLRTWAPALIVLEATGGLETRVASAWAAAQMPVVVVNPRQVRAFAQATGILAKTDRLDAQVLAHFAAVMQPTPRPLPDAATQQLSAVLTRRQQLVDMVTAESNRLASQLNSALRKRVRVHITWLTQELGRTEKELAQLIQQSPVWRVQDDLLQSANGVGPILSQTLLAEVPELGQLNRKQMAALIGVAPFNRDSGSQRGKRRIGGGRARVRAVLYMGALVATRHNPVIKAFSERLLAAGKEKKVALTACMRKLLTILHAMIKQQTKWQDTRMSAH, from the coding sequence ATGTCTACCTCGGGAAGTTTCATTGGGATTGCTATTTCGAAGATGCAGCTGGACCTGGCAGTCCATGGGACCGGGGCGCCCTGGCAGGTGCCCTACGACTCGGTTGGGCTCAAACAGGTCGTGACGCAACTGCGGACCTGGGCCCCCGCCTTGATTGTCCTCGAAGCCACGGGAGGGTTGGAGACCCGCGTGGCCAGTGCGTGGGCTGCCGCCCAGATGCCCGTGGTGGTGGTCAATCCACGCCAGGTTCGGGCCTTTGCCCAAGCCACCGGGATCCTGGCGAAAACGGATCGGCTGGATGCGCAGGTGTTGGCCCACTTTGCGGCGGTGATGCAGCCCACGCCACGGCCATTGCCGGATGCCGCTACCCAGCAGCTGAGTGCGGTGCTGACGCGCCGCCAGCAACTGGTGGACATGGTGACGGCTGAAAGCAATCGGCTGGCGTCGCAGCTCAACTCGGCTCTGCGTAAACGGGTCCGCGTGCATATCACGTGGCTGACTCAGGAATTGGGGCGGACCGAGAAGGAACTGGCCCAGTTGATTCAGCAGAGTCCCGTCTGGCGGGTCCAGGATGATCTGTTGCAGAGCGCGAACGGGGTGGGCCCGATCTTGTCGCAGACGTTGCTGGCGGAGGTACCCGAGTTGGGCCAATTGAACCGCAAGCAGATGGCGGCGTTGATTGGGGTGGCCCCGTTTAATCGGGATAGTGGGAGCCAGCGAGGCAAACGTCGTATTGGGGGTGGGCGCGCTCGCGTGCGGGCCGTCCTGTACATGGGGGCACTGGTGGCCACCCGCCATAATCCCGTCATCAAAGCGTTCTCTGAGCGCCTCCTGGCGGCCGGTAAAGAGAAAAAGGTCGCCTTGACCGCCTGTATGCGTAAGCTGCTGACCATTCTCCATGCGATGATCAAACAGCAGACAAAATGGCAAGACACACGTATGAGTGCTCATTGA
- a CDS encoding universal stress protein, with the protein MRIVVPVDGSSCSTSSVHALAHFTPPEELTLVHALHLPDFNYPMITPDLRTEAQEEIKDQLRKEGEGILDEAQKHLPADFAHIQRVHQIGHPVDVIVETVRSAQSNLIVLGARGLGPVKELILGSVSHRVLMHAPCSTMIVKTPMTQLKKILLPIEGPEDAKAALQFLALQPFRQPVEVEVFAVWPQPQLSWPATVGQSDRLEAQAIEEAQERMKAITDRLTRMNFACQAHVGIGDPAYAILEQRHASQSDLIMMGMHGRGGFSRFLMGSVSHSVIHQTPCPVLIVR; encoded by the coding sequence ATGAGAATTGTGGTTCCAGTTGATGGTTCATCCTGTTCCACCTCTTCTGTTCATGCCCTTGCACATTTTACGCCGCCTGAAGAATTGACCCTGGTTCATGCTCTCCACCTACCAGATTTCAACTATCCGATGATTACGCCGGATCTTCGAACCGAGGCCCAGGAAGAAATCAAAGACCAATTGAGAAAAGAAGGGGAGGGAATTCTCGATGAGGCGCAGAAACACCTTCCTGCCGATTTCGCTCATATACAGAGGGTCCATCAAATTGGACATCCGGTCGACGTGATTGTGGAAACGGTACGATCCGCACAATCCAACCTGATCGTGTTGGGAGCCAGGGGTCTTGGCCCAGTCAAAGAACTGATTCTGGGGAGCGTGTCTCATCGGGTCCTGATGCATGCGCCGTGTTCAACCATGATCGTCAAAACCCCCATGACTCAGTTAAAAAAGATTCTTCTCCCCATTGAGGGTCCGGAAGACGCAAAGGCGGCGTTACAGTTTTTAGCCCTCCAACCTTTTCGACAACCGGTTGAGGTCGAGGTGTTTGCCGTCTGGCCACAACCCCAATTGTCATGGCCCGCCACAGTCGGACAATCGGACCGACTGGAAGCTCAAGCCATAGAAGAGGCCCAGGAACGCATGAAAGCCATCACTGACCGGCTCACCCGGATGAACTTCGCCTGCCAAGCGCATGTCGGGATCGGCGATCCCGCCTATGCCATCCTCGAACAACGTCACGCCTCCCAATCCGACCTGATCATGATGGGCATGCATGGCCGGGGAGGATTCTCCCGGTTTTTGATGGGGAGCGTTTCACATTCCGTAATACACCAGACCCCATGCCCCGTCCTGATTGTCCGGTAA
- a CDS encoding universal stress protein has product MKYLLAVDGSDQSVDAVRAFEALSPAESLMVLHVVNVPGIPYPSIGAGIAKDLRLAVDKAMREEGERIIEQALSLLPLHPGSVMRRLEMGTPAEVILTMIKEKGIDLVVLGARGIGQIREQMFGSVSHRVMTHASCSTLIIKKPTRQIRQVLIPVESQEDGEVVVRFLKKKPFREPIVATVLHVIPFSEPVWPVGAMISPEFRKEMIAYGEEFTNRLSAELKQMGHEAKGVVVVGAPSHTIIEEANKYAADVILMRTHSRSGVSRFLLGSVSHSVVHHTESSILFVR; this is encoded by the coding sequence ATGAAATACCTATTAGCAGTTGATGGATCGGATCAATCGGTGGATGCGGTACGTGCGTTTGAAGCACTGAGCCCGGCGGAGAGCCTAATGGTACTACATGTGGTGAATGTGCCGGGTATCCCCTATCCGTCCATCGGGGCGGGGATCGCGAAAGATTTGAGATTGGCGGTGGACAAGGCGATGAGGGAAGAAGGCGAACGCATCATTGAGCAGGCATTGTCCCTCCTGCCTCTTCATCCGGGATCGGTCATGAGACGACTGGAAATGGGTACTCCTGCCGAGGTCATCCTTACCATGATCAAGGAGAAGGGAATCGATCTTGTGGTATTGGGGGCCAGAGGTATTGGTCAGATCCGGGAGCAGATGTTCGGGAGTGTTTCGCATCGTGTGATGACGCATGCGTCGTGTTCGACTCTGATCATTAAGAAGCCCACTCGCCAGATCCGGCAGGTATTAATTCCTGTTGAAAGTCAGGAGGACGGTGAGGTGGTGGTGCGGTTTTTGAAAAAAAAGCCATTCCGGGAGCCGATCGTTGCGACCGTTTTGCATGTCATTCCGTTTTCAGAACCGGTCTGGCCGGTGGGTGCGATGATTTCTCCGGAATTTCGAAAAGAGATGATCGCCTATGGGGAAGAATTTACGAACAGGCTCAGCGCGGAATTGAAGCAGATGGGGCATGAGGCCAAAGGGGTTGTCGTCGTCGGGGCACCCTCACACACGATTATTGAAGAAGCGAACAAATATGCTGCTGATGTGATTCTGATGCGAACACATAGCCGATCCGGGGTAAGCCGCTTTCTTTTGGGGAGCGTCTCCCATTCCGTGGTGCATCACACTGAGTCTTCAATTTTGTTTGTGCGGTAA
- a CDS encoding universal stress protein: MAFTLRRKANTVMVKIVTHILLPTDFSPSSTPAFRYAVEWAKVFEAQLTILHVHSLQPGLDIDAGVAQQFLDEQRKVAREELDTLVAEARQQVPKASMELLAGLPSECICEVAREKKCDLIMMGTHGWTGFNRVLFGSVAERVIQRAPCPVLSIPHRESEDISAMHALQILPRQIVLPLEFSDCSMDAYEYAVQIAKWFDVPLTLVHAIEPLSYSLDFTLTHPLQEKTNRDKVEKRLADLTAVLSEQGLSAQYELLDKPTVDGILETSAIQQADLIVMGTHGRKGLTRMILGSTAYKLLEQSPYPVLTIKSPKFEGGHHPSLANDTTTSSPA; this comes from the coding sequence ATGGCTTTCACTCTAAGGCGAAAGGCTAATACCGTTATGGTCAAGATCGTCACCCATATCCTGCTTCCTACCGATTTTTCACCAAGCTCCACTCCTGCCTTTCGTTACGCGGTGGAGTGGGCAAAAGTCTTTGAAGCACAACTGACCATTCTTCATGTCCATTCCCTGCAACCGGGGCTGGATATCGACGCCGGAGTCGCCCAACAATTCCTGGATGAACAACGCAAGGTGGCGCGGGAAGAGTTGGACACACTCGTAGCTGAGGCCCGGCAACAAGTTCCGAAAGCATCCATGGAACTGCTGGCAGGCCTCCCCTCTGAATGCATTTGCGAGGTCGCACGGGAAAAAAAATGCGATTTAATCATGATGGGAACCCACGGGTGGACGGGATTCAATCGAGTCTTATTCGGCAGCGTCGCGGAACGGGTGATTCAACGGGCCCCATGTCCGGTTCTGTCCATTCCCCACCGGGAATCAGAGGATATCTCCGCGATGCATGCCTTGCAAATCCTCCCGCGTCAAATCGTTCTGCCATTAGAATTCTCCGATTGCTCCATGGATGCCTATGAATACGCGGTCCAAATCGCCAAATGGTTTGATGTGCCTCTGACCCTGGTCCACGCCATCGAACCATTGTCTTACAGCTTGGACTTTACCCTGACGCATCCGCTTCAAGAAAAAACCAATCGGGATAAAGTCGAAAAGCGATTGGCTGACCTCACCGCTGTCCTGTCGGAACAGGGTCTATCCGCCCAATATGAGTTACTTGATAAGCCAACCGTTGATGGCATTCTGGAAACCAGTGCCATTCAGCAGGCCGATCTTATCGTCATGGGAACTCATGGCCGAAAGGGACTGACCCGCATGATCCTGGGGAGCACCGCCTATAAATTACTCGAACAAAGCCCCTACCCTGTCCTGACGATTAAAAGTCCAAAATTCGAAGGAGGACATCATCCATCGCTCGCCAATGACACGACCACATCCTCTCCAGCATAA
- a CDS encoding Hsp20/alpha crystallin family protein — MSAITRWDPFRELDELQGRLSTLFGRSPVRKEGERQEALRVAEWAPLVDITEDPKEYLVKAELPEVKKDEIKISVQNDVLVISGERKYEKEEKDKKYHRIERAYGSFSRSFTIPEDADPEKVSAEFKDGVLHVHLPKSDRAKPKSIAVKVS, encoded by the coding sequence ATGAGTGCCATTACACGTTGGGATCCGTTTCGAGAATTGGATGAGTTGCAGGGTCGGCTTTCAACTTTGTTCGGCCGATCACCGGTCAGAAAAGAAGGGGAACGTCAAGAAGCGTTGCGCGTTGCCGAATGGGCTCCCCTGGTAGACATCACCGAAGACCCCAAAGAATATTTGGTCAAGGCCGAACTCCCGGAGGTCAAAAAGGATGAAATTAAAATCAGTGTACAGAACGATGTGTTAGTCATTTCCGGTGAACGAAAGTATGAGAAGGAAGAGAAGGATAAAAAGTACCACCGGATCGAGCGAGCCTATGGGAGTTTTTCGCGGAGTTTCACCATCCCCGAAGATGCCGATCCCGAGAAAGTGTCGGCTGAATTCAAGGATGGGGTGTTGCATGTCCATTTACCGAAAAGCGATCGGGCAAAACCGAAAAGTATAGCTGTAAAAGTTTCATGA